The following coding sequences are from one Oryzias melastigma strain HK-1 linkage group LG20, ASM292280v2, whole genome shotgun sequence window:
- the si:ch211-196f5.2 gene encoding uncharacterized protein si:ch211-196f5.2 has protein sequence MGADDKKTFEEGEEKINEEAKNPAGRGLCGPNSVLIRVEVDRDVPMAVALPIELQADPTHQRFPFLDTTLADLGIQESEVKERIVWVDTTKTQVKNKAGKLKEKEVTILEVRVKAQKPGDKQLQEVLYSTEAHTDRSFCRTGMNIQPWKQRHAGKDGLVEMTLGLTKNQPDSTEAQEHRRI, from the exons ATGGGAGCAGATGACAAAAAGACGTTTGAGGAAGGAGAGGAGAAAATCAACGAAGAAGCTAAAAATCCAGCAGGAAGGGGGCTCTGTGGTCCAAACAGCGTCTTGATCCGAGTAGAAGTGGACCGAGATGTTCCCATGGCTGTAGCTCTACCCATTGAGCTGCAGGCGGACCCCACACACCAGCGCTTTCCCTTTCTGGACACCACACTCGCTGACCTGGGCATCCAAGA ATCAGAAGTGAAGGAGAGGATTGTGTGGGTCGACACCACAAAGACGCAGGTGAAGAACAAAGCAGGGAAGCTAAAGGAGAAGGAGGTCACCATTTTGGAG GTGCGCGTGAAAGCCCAGAAACCTGGAGACAAACAGCTGCAGGAGGTGTTGTACAGCACCGAGGCTCACACCGATCGCTCCTTCTGCCGCACAGGGATGAACATTCAGCCCTGGAAACAAAGACACGCAG GAAAGGACGGACTTGTGGAGATGACGTTGGGCTTAACCAAGAACCAGCCCGACTCCACTGAAGCTCAGGAGCATCGGAGGATCTAA
- the pdcd6 gene encoding programmed cell death protein 6, with the protein MAYHSPYRAPPHINAPPDQSFLWNIFQRVDKDRSGVISDSELQQALSNGTWTPFNPVTVRSIISMFDRENKGGVNFNEFAGVWKYITDWQNIFRTYDRDNSGFIDKNELKQALTGFGYRLSDQFYGTLIDKFDRQRKGQVAFDDFIQCCIVLQRLTDVFRRYDTDQDGWIQVSYEQYLSMVFNIV; encoded by the exons atggcgTACCACAGTCCATACCGAGCTCCCCCGCACATTAACGCTCCTCCGGACCAGAGCTTTCTGTGGAATATCTTCCAGAG GGTTGACAAGGACAGGAGTGGAGTGATATCGGACTCGGAGCTCCAGCAGGCCTTATCAAATG GAACGTGGACTCCTTTCAACCCGGTGACGGTCCGCTCCATTATAT cGATGTTCGACCGGGAAAACAAAGGAGGCGTGAACTTCAATGAGTTCGCTGGTGTGTGGAAGTACATCACAGACTGGCAGAACATCTTCCGGACCTACGACAGGGACAACTCCGGCTTCATTGACAAGAACGAGCTCAAGCAGGCGCTTACCGGATTTG GCTACCGTCTATCAGACCAGTTTTACGGGACTCTGATAGACAAGTTTGACCGACAGAGGAAGGGACAAGTGGCCTTTGACGACTTCATCCAGTGCTGTATTGTACTACAG AGGTTGACTGATGTGTTCAGGCGATACGACACAGACCAGGACGGCTGGATCCAGGTTTCATATGAACAGTATCTTT
- the rec8b gene encoding REC8 meiotic recombination protein b: MFYYPNVLQRHTGCFSTIWLAATRGIQVHRKELVKVNVKRTCTAILDYITAQVPPPQPNQPRPRFSLYLSSQLQYGVVVVYYKQCSFLLEEIQQTIQRLLRCKKHIRIDMDEPERMLMDVPDSLYVMMETDGALDPFFGVLESHQLPSPKEIHQADFVIPDRSVQDSLRRSRNTPPSNGFSSPPAAITLMEKEQFVINTAEPFEGDDLPEATAKEIDLLMEQPDLFWKEVERHQTEDLIKDQGILSSIDQLKETMLGAEQDSVSLLDEEADQPVKRLAAAAALEMTPQHVAMPTPPRKASKTHGDEPAGIWDEEVAVPPLRKSRRRRQLVFADAQVQLSHSAMQEQIGNPQTETLNLAEVILDLTSIKCDTPARLFGAPCGALLHPDLLSLWKQQASVSVLPGERRSEEEEEGMEILRAERKRRHSRMKEMSGMSGLQLSEHSSMSDVIHDLSKEDKSSSDVLTPTSRWSLQEEVQPSMEPIMEENIAMPEVPSDTEDGNMLSWINSTIQRHGQVTFDSLLPLEADRFIAAQTLSKLLELLSDKQVTVSQSEPYADILINPAELRMSA; encoded by the exons atgttttattacccGAACGTCCTGCAGAGACACACTGGATGCTTTTCTACTATTTG gttAGCTGCTACCAGAGGTATTCAAGTCCATCGCAAAGAGCTTGTGAAAGTCAATGTGAAGAGAACTTG CACGGCCATTTTGGACTACATAACCGCACAGGTTCCTCCACCTCAGCCCAACCAGCCGAGGCCTCGCTTTTCTCTCTACCTGTCGTCCCAGCTGCAGTATGGAGTGGTTGTGGTCTACTACAAGCAATGCAGCTTCCTGCTGG aGGAAATTCAACAAACCATCCAGCGCCTGCTGCGCTGCAAAAAACACATACGCATCGACATGGATGAACCTGAAAG GATGTTGATGGATGTTCCTGACAGTCTGTACGTGATGATGGAGACGGACGGCGCCCTGGACCCCTTCTTTGGTGTCCTGGAATCTCACCAGCTCCCCAGTCCAAAGGAAATACACCAG gCTGATTTTGTGATCCCAGACAGAAGTGTGCAGGACTCTTTGAGGCGTAGCCGTAACACGCCACCCAGTAATG GCTTCAGCTCACCTCCAGCTGCCATCACCCTGATGGAGAAGGAGCAGTTTGTCATCAACACTGCTGAG CCTTTTGAGGGAGATGACCTCCCTGAAGCCACTGCCAAGGAGATCGACCTGCTGATGGAGCAGCCAGACCTGTTCTGGAAAG AAGTGGAGCGGCATCAGACGGAGGACCTAATCAAAGACCAGGGGATCCTTTCCTCTATTGATCA GCTAAAGGAGACTATGTTAGGAGCGGAGCAGGACAGTGTGTCGCTGCTAGACGAGGAGGCTGATCAACCGGTGAAGCGTCTTGCAGCCGCTGCTGCTCTGGAGATGACGCCTCAACACGTTGCCATGCCAACTCCACCCAGAAAAGCATCCAAGACCCACGGAGATGAACCAGCGGGAATTTGGGATGAAGAG GTGGCAGTTCCTCCTCTTCGGAAGAGCAGACGCAGAAGACAGCTGGTTTTTGCAGACGCACAGGTCCAGTTATCTCACAGCGCCATGCAGGAGCAGATTGGAAACCCACAGACTGAGACGCTGAATCTG GCTGAGGTGATTCTGGACTTAACTTCTATCAAGTGTGACACTCCTGCTCGGCTCTTTGGCGCCCCCTGTGGAG CTCTTCTGCACCCCGACCTCCTGTCGCTATGGAAACAGCAGGCCTCAGTCTCCGTCCTGCCGGGAGAAAGGcggagtgaggaggaggaggagggcatGGAAATTCTCAGGGCGGAGAGGAAGAGAAGGCACTCACGCATGAAGGAG ATGTCTGGTATGTCAGGACTCCAACTTTCAGAGCACTCAT CTATGTCAGATGTGATCCATGACCTGTCCAAAGAAGATAAATCTTCAAGCGATGTGCTGACTCCTACCAGCAGATG GTCTCTGCAGGAGGAGGTCCAGCCATCTATGGAGCCCATCATGGAGGAAAACATCGCGATGCCTGAGGTTCCCAGTGACACTGAAGACGGGAACATGTTGAG TTGGATCAACTCCACCATTCAGAGACACGGACAGGTTACCTTTGACTCACTGCTGCCCCTAGAGGCTGACCGCTTCATTGCAGCTCAGACTCTCTCAAAACTGCTTG AGCTGCTGTCAGACAAACAGGTGACCGTGTCTCAGTCTGAGCCCTACGCTGACATCCTCATAAACCCAGCAGAGCTCAGGATGTCTGCCTGA